A single genomic interval of Lentimicrobium saccharophilum harbors:
- a CDS encoding thioredoxin domain-containing protein, giving the protein MVEIKICFGTLCFIMGGSAFEMLGEHLPVEFRNKVRVQGMNCPGYCQKAGFGKPPFVMVNQALIEEANIQKVIAKVREELSHGANQ; this is encoded by the coding sequence ATGGTTGAAATAAAAATTTGCTTTGGAACCCTTTGTTTTATCATGGGGGGATCGGCTTTCGAAATGCTGGGAGAGCATCTTCCCGTAGAGTTCAGAAACAAGGTCAGGGTGCAGGGGATGAACTGTCCGGGATACTGTCAAAAGGCAGGGTTTGGCAAACCTCCGTTTGTTATGGTCAATCAGGCGCTGATTGAGGAGGCAAATATTCAGAAAGTAATTGCTAAAGTCAGGGAGGAACTGTCGCATGGCGCAAACCAATAA